The nucleotide sequence GGTTTGTTTATATTAGATCACTTATCGTATGGGTTAGCACTTGCTGCTATCTTGGGGATTGCTTTCGTTATTTCTTATGTTACTGAAAAAAGAATGAATCTTGTCACAGTTGCTGCAGGTGGAAAAATTACAGAAGAATTAGTGTCTAGTAAATCAGAGGTGAAACTAGATGATTCTAAAGTGAACGTAGGAGCTTTGGGTTCAGAAATTGCTGTGACTATTGATGAAGTACCCGTTTCAGAAGAAATTGAAATGAAGCAAGAAGTGACGTCTGAAAATTTAAATGTAGAAGTGATTCCAGAGCTTAACTCGACTGAACCGATAGACGTCATTGAACTTCTTGATATGGAGTTAGAAGAGTTCATAATTGAGGAAACTGAAATCGCTGAAATTGAAGTAGCAGAACCTGCCCAGGAATTAGAGCTGAAAAATCAACTTGCCGAGCTTACGGATGATGAGTTTGCCTTCCTTACCGAAACAAGAGAAATTTCTGAAGAAGAGGTTACGGATTTGCCTGTTGCCACCGATATAGAAGATGTGGACATTTTCTTGCAACGTTCTGCTCTATTGGAAGAACTAGATGAGGAAGAAACGCATGAAGAATTATCTCAAGAGGAAAAAATCGTTTTACTAGAAGAAGTCGTTGAGATGGTAGATGAAGTTCCTCACACCGACGAAGAAGAGGAAGTTTATATTCCAGCGTTAAGTACTCCTGCCTATGCTGAAGAAGTTATAACGGCGGAGGAAATTGTAACTGAAACAGAAGAAATACCTGTCACAGAAGAAATCCACTTCATAGAAGAACCAATCAACTTAGAAGAAATCCTCATGAAAGATCCAGAACACGTTAATACAACTCCAGATCAAATTGAAGCCATCGTTGAAGAAATAGTTATAGCAAATGTTATAGAAGAAGTAGAAGAAATAGACGCAGCTGAATTTTCAGAAGCAACAGTTGAAGAGCAGGGTGCTGATACGTTTGAAACAGAAACTGATAATCAAGTAGTAGAAGAAACAAAGTTTGAACCTGCAATACCTGATATGAATGCTGAAGTGCAGGATATGCTGCTTAACACCTTATTTTCTTATCAGAACCAAGGTGATTACGCGTCTTATCAAGTGATGGCAGAAACGATTTTGAATCAACCATTATCAGACAAAGATTATTATCTGTTTGGAAAGCTTTTACTAGATTCATATGCAGAGTCAAATGAATTTACTAGAGTTCGTGACTTGTTAGAAGTTATGGAAGCAAGGTTACAGTCATACCCCGTAATTGCAGAAGAGCTAGAACGGTACAAAGATATTTTTCTTGTAAAACAATAACTTTATTACAACATATTATTTAAACATAAAAGGACTGGGTGAGTGTTATGAAAAAGAGTAATCAATTTGTTGGGCTACCTATTATCAGTATTGCAGATGGAGCAGAAGTCGGGCACGTAAAATCGTTAGTTGTAAATCCGAAAGAAGGAATGGTTGATTTTCTAACGGTTGAACATGCGGATTGGCAGATCAGCGTACGTGCTGTTCCTTTTAAAAAGATTGTTGGTGTTGGTGAGTTTGCTGTCATGATCGAAGACAGTACTTCTATTTTTGATCTTACGGAGATTCCGATTGCGAACGAACTAGTACAAAAGAAAATCAACGTAGTGGGTGCTAAGCTGATTGACCGTAAAGGACAGCTGATTGGTGAAACGACTGAGTTTTTCATTAACGAAGACACAGGGGCAATTTTAGGGATTGAGCTATCTCTGCGTTCTAAAAAAGTGATTCTTTCTTCAGAACAGCTCATTACATATGGCCGTGACCTGATCGTTATTAAAGAAGAAGCACAATTAAACTTTTTAGATAAAGCGGAAATGCTGTTTGGTGATTTTAATGAAGTTTGTAACTTAAATGAAGTCGCAGCAACTGTGGAACCATCAGAAGAAACTCAAGAACTGTCCGAGTTTCAGGAAAAACAGTTAACACTTCTGACGGGAAGAACGACAACGAAAGATATTTTTGAAAGAAACGGTGAGCTGTTATTTCCAAACGGAACAACTTTAAAGAAAGAGGATGTTAGGAAAGCTCAAGAAAAAGGACCAGCTGTATTAGCTGAACTTTCCATGAACGTTGTAGGCTAAAGAAAAAGCGATGGCTAAAAGAGAATTCAACCACAAAAATTTTCTTGCGATCTTTGCATCCCTTAGCCTTGCAGCTCTTTTTCTTTTCTTTCTCAGTCACTTAGGGACAAAGGTATACTCTAATTTTTTCGAAGCAGATATGTATGGTGAGGGGGTCGTTTTAGCCTCCATACCATTAGAAGGTGTTGTGAAATCAGAGGCTATCACGTTAGTAAATGATAAGGTCTCTAAGTGGCAGAATGAACATCCTGTGTATCTTGTTTATAACGATAAAAAAGTGAAACTATCGGCTGATGTGTGGCAGTTTCAGAATGAAGAAAGTCTCAAAAACATTTCAGATGAATCTTCGTCAATGATAGTTAGCGTGAACAAAGAGGCTGTTCAACAGTCACTACAGCAGCTCCAAGTTTCGGGACTTCAAGAATTACTGGATGAAGATATGCTATATGCGCATTTGAAGAAAATAGGCTCAAGCCTACAAACTACAGATACTGAAGTTCCGATCAATGAGTTTCTGACGACATTTGGTCAAGCGGAAGAAATTGTGAGTGAAAACACGGTTAAACTTCCGGGTGAAAACGTGCTGTTAGTAGAGTGGGTAAAAGGGCTAGAAAACTATGAGATCCAACCTGGAGAAGTGTTTTCTCTTATAGGAGCGATTGAGGATGTGGGTTTGACAGCACAAGACTCCATTGATCTAAATGTGCTGGCGAGCGGGATTTATTCAGCCGTTCAAAAAACAAACTTTACAATCATTGAACGCCATACATCAAGAGAGTTGCCAGATTACGCGTCACTTGGATTTGAAGCTTTCGTTAAACCAGCTGATATGGATTTTGCTTTTAAAAATCCGAACGCTTCTTCTTATAAATTGAACTTTGTCGTGACGGATAGTAACTTAACGGTTTCCATCGTTGGGGTGCCATTGCCTTATACATATACCGTGAAAGTGGACAAAGAAGTTTTTAAGCCGAAAACCATTATCCATTTTAATGATCAGCTCGCGTCTATTTTTAGTGCCGTTACAGTAAACGGAGGCAGTGAAGGTTATTTGGTAACAGTTACCCGAAAATCGTTTGGTTCAGGTGGGGAAGAAGTCGCATCTGAGAAGTTAGCAGAAGACTTTTATCCGCCGAAACATCGCATTGAAGAAAGAGGTTATCCAGTAGAGGAAGAAGAGTCGACTGAAACGGCACCAGAAGAAGGTACCCCTGTTACGCCGTATCCGTA is from Fictibacillus sp. b24 and encodes:
- a CDS encoding VanW family protein, with product MAKREFNHKNFLAIFASLSLAALFLFFLSHLGTKVYSNFFEADMYGEGVVLASIPLEGVVKSEAITLVNDKVSKWQNEHPVYLVYNDKKVKLSADVWQFQNEESLKNISDESSSMIVSVNKEAVQQSLQQLQVSGLQELLDEDMLYAHLKKIGSSLQTTDTEVPINEFLTTFGQAEEIVSENTVKLPGENVLLVEWVKGLENYEIQPGEVFSLIGAIEDVGLTAQDSIDLNVLASGIYSAVQKTNFTIIERHTSRELPDYASLGFEAFVKPADMDFAFKNPNASSYKLNFVVTDSNLTVSIVGVPLPYTYTVKVDKEVFKPKTIIHFNDQLASIFSAVTVNGGSEGYLVTVTRKSFGSGGEEVASEKLAEDFYPPKHRIEERGYPVEEEESTETAPEEGTPVTPYPYPYPYPYPYPYPYNPDPANPLPTLPVLPGIPGTDPSDKPIPQMPVPEKGKETTTSNPEKESDGDVQ
- a CDS encoding PRC-barrel domain-containing protein; amino-acid sequence: MKKSNQFVGLPIISIADGAEVGHVKSLVVNPKEGMVDFLTVEHADWQISVRAVPFKKIVGVGEFAVMIEDSTSIFDLTEIPIANELVQKKINVVGAKLIDRKGQLIGETTEFFINEDTGAILGIELSLRSKKVILSSEQLITYGRDLIVIKEEAQLNFLDKAEMLFGDFNEVCNLNEVAATVEPSEETQELSEFQEKQLTLLTGRTTTKDIFERNGELLFPNGTTLKKEDVRKAQEKGPAVLAELSMNVVG